The Choloepus didactylus isolate mChoDid1 chromosome 7, mChoDid1.pri, whole genome shotgun sequence genome segment TAAGTAGTTAACCTTCATTAGCTAGAGAATTACAGCTACCTTGGGGAAAGAAGTGGGTGGCTCTTAAAAGAGCCTTTGCGTTAAATTTAGTCCCGGAAAAGCCGAATCTTACGCCCTCTCGCCACGAATGCGACGAGCAAGCTGGATATCCTTGGGCATGATGGTGACACGCTTGGCGTGGATGGCGCACAGATTGGTGTCCTCGAAGAGCCCCACCAGGTAGGCCTCGCACGCCTCCTGCAGCGCCATCACAGCAGAGCTCTGGAAACGCAGGTCAGTCTTGAAGTCTTGCGCAATCTCACGAACCAGCCGCTGGAACGGCAGCTTG includes the following:
- the LOC119539085 gene encoding histone H3.1; the protein is MARTKQTARKSTGGKAPRKQLATKAARKSAPATGGVKKPHRYRPGTVALREIRRYQKSTELLIRKLPFQRLVREIAQDFKTDLRFQSSAVMALQEACEAYLVGLFEDTNLCAIHAKRVTIMPKDIQLARRIRGERA